A region of Epinephelus fuscoguttatus linkage group LG1, E.fuscoguttatus.final_Chr_v1 DNA encodes the following proteins:
- the LOC125895927 gene encoding beta-galactoside-binding lectin-like: MIKWGMVVKNMPFEVGQKMTAVGVPNHNAEQFSVNIGLSEQEIALHINPRFNANGDEKTVVCSSHLEGSWGEEMRIKNFPFQQGEEFKIIVEFSESGFMVILPDGFKFTFLNRPGAKKYSCFSFGGEVSMKRLEVD, from the exons ATGATTAAA TGGGGTATGGTCGTCAAGAACATGCCCTTCGAGGTCGGACAGAAAATGACTGCAGTTGGAGTCCCCAACCATAACGCTGAACA ATTTTCAGTGAACATTGGGCTCAGTGAGCAGGAGATTGCTTTGCATATCAACCCTCGTTTTAACGCCAACGGAGATGAgaaaacagtggtctgcagctctcACCTGGAAGGCAGCTGGGGTGAGGAGATGCGCATTAAAAACTTTCCTTTCCAGCAGGGAGAGGAGTTCAAG ATCATCGTTGAATTCAGTGAGTCAGGGTTCATGGTGATTTTGCCGGATGGCTTTAAGTTCACCTTCCTCAACCGCCCTGGTGCCAAGAAGTATTCCTGCTTCAGCTTCGGTGGGGAAGTTAGCATGAAGAGACTTGAGGTTGATTAA